The DNA region GTCCGGTTCCAGTTTGAACCAATTGGCGCTGCCTTTGCCTACGAAAAAACCATTACCAAAAAAGAAAGGGTTTTGGTTGCCGATTTAGGTGGCGGTACAACCGATTTCACTTATTTAATTCTCGATCCGGCAAAAGTAGGCAGTAAAGATCGTAAAAACGATATGATCGCCTCGGGCGGTATTTACGTTGGTGGCGATAGTTTAGACTCGGCTTTTATGTGGGAAAAGGGAACGCCATATTTTGGCAAAAATACCATGTACGAAGCTACCCCGGGTAAAGTTTTAAATGTTCCAAAATCGCTGTTTGCCAATATTTGCACCTGGGATAAAATGAACTTCTTTAACGGCCTTAAAATTCAAAAGGAAATTGAAACCTATTATTTTTATTCAGGAAACGACCCGAAATTTAAGAATTTGATTACCTTAATTGAGAACAACCTCGGATATGCGCTCTTCCAATCGATTGAGAAAACCAAGATTGAGCTTTCAAATGAAGCTGCCTCAAACTTCGCTTATTCGAACATGGGCATCGAAATAAACGAGGACATTTCTCTTTCGCAATACGATGCGATTATAAAAAAAGACGTTGATAAGATTGAGGCTTACCTCGACAAATTTTTGGAAACACAGCAGATCACTTCAGACGACATTGACTGCTTGTTTTTAACAGGAGGAACATCAATGGTTTCGTCCATTCAAAAGTTATTTAAGCGCAAATTTCCGCATATCCCACTCAATTCGGGCGATAATTTTAAGAGTGTAGCCAAGGGCCTGGCTTATAGCGGCTACCTGTTTGAAGATTAGCGTTCGCCAAGCAACACCTTTACCGATTCGATAAATATAGAGTATGTAGGTTAAGCTACGTGCGCTAAAACGGATCGTCATCCGATAGCTATCAGATTCGACCGAAGTGCTCCGCAGGAGCTTCTTTGGAGGAGAAATCTTTGTACAAAGTCACCTTCAAAGATTTCTCGGCTGCGCTCGAAATGACGATTTTTAGACTGTTCTGTCTCCGATAGCGGTTATTTATTTGAAGATTAGAGAAAGCAACCAACAACTTTACCGATTCGATAAGTATAAAACATTTGGTGTCATGTCAATGGCGCATTGTCAGGCTGAGCGGAGTCGAAGCCTCGTGCGTTTGCCCTTCGACTCCGCTCAGGGTGACATTTGTTATGGCATTTTGCGATTAACACAACTTAGCATTAGAGAAGTCAAGTTTCGAAAACTTGGCTTCTCTCGGTATAATCAATACCAAATTAACCATTATTTTTCTACGGCAGACCAATCAAACCGAGGGTTTTCCGACGGCGTTTTCGCCTGTTTCATCAAAGCGTAAAGTTGTTTTACCGTTGCTGGATTGTTGCCAGAAATATCGTTTTTCTCGCCAATATCTTCTTTCAAATTGTAAAGCTCCAGTTTCTCGGGCGATCCTTCTTCCTTAAAACGAATCAATTTCCAATCGCCTTTTGTTAAAGCCTCTTTCAAACCGTTCTCATTAAATTGCCAATAGAAATATTCGTGTTGTTTAGCGGGCTTTTCACCTTTTAAAAGAGCGGCATAATTCAGCCCATCGATGTTTTTAGGAGTGCTTGTTCCGGTCAACTCGCCAAATGTTGGCAAAACGTCCCAAAACGCCCAGGGGGTTGCATCGCTTTTACCAACAGGCACCTTGCCGGGCGCCCTTACAATTAACGGAACTCTGATTCCTCCTTCGTACAAATCTCTTTTTACACCTCTAAATGGACCCGAACTGTTAAAATAAACCGGATCTGCCCCGCCCTCTTTATGCGCACCGTTATCGCTGGTAAAAAAGATATAGGTATCATTTTCGAGCCCCAGTTTCTTAACCAACGCTACAATGGCACCCACATCGGTATCTAACTTGTTCACCATTGCGGCAAACGCAGCGTGCGGCTGCGCCTGGCTATCATAATTTCCTTTCTTTTCGAATGGGGTTTCTGGTTGAAATTTGCTTGAGCCATCGGCATTTTGAAACTTTTTAAGCAGCTCATCCGGCACTTTGAGTTCTGCGTGCGGAATGGTTAGCGGTAGATACAAAAAGAACGGCTGATCCTTGTTTTCATTGATAAAATCGACGGCTTTGTTAACAATTAAATCTTCGGTATATTTTGTGGTATCAATCGGCACCTCAACCGTTTTGCCGCCAACAATTTCGTAAAGTCGGTTGGTATAATAATCATGCGCATGCGACTGATCCAAATAACCATAAAAACTGTCGAATCCTTTTAAATGTGGTGCGCCTTTGCTGTCTTCATCTCCCAGCCCCCATTTACCGAACATGCCCGTTTTATAGCCATTGTTTTGAAGCCTTTGCGCCAATGTTGTGTCTTGCGCCCGCAAAGCGGCCAAACCATCTTTGGCCTTCGCATTACCGCGCACCCATGCGTGGCCCATTGTAAAACCGGTCATCAGCGCACACCGCGACGGTGCACAAACCGTGTTTCCCGCGTAAAAACGGGTAAATTTTGTGCCCTCGCTAGCCAGCTGGTCTAAATTAGGCGTTGGAATTGGCGATTTGGCACTAAAAGCCTTGATGTTGCCATAACCCAAATCGTCGGCAAGGATAAAAATGATGTTGGGTTTTCTCTTCGTCTGGCCCTCCGCAATGTGATAACTGCTCAGCAGTAATGCCAGCAAGCTTAGTTTAAATACATTTTTCATATTATTTATTATAGTTGGGATTTTGTTTTAGCGATGGATTATTTTGAATGGCAATTGATGGAACCGGCCACAGATAGTCTTTATTTGCATCAAACAAACGGCTATCTATCCTTGCGCCAGCACTATTGGTAATGTTTCCGTTTAACACCTGCGGCGCAATGCCCCAACGGCGAACATCGTAGTAATAAAGCCCCTCGCCAGCTAGCTCCACTCTTCTTTCGTGCCTGATTTCGGCTCTGAGTTCGTCTTGTGTTAAGGTTGGCGAAATATTTGGCATCTTTGCCCGGGCCCTGATTAAGTTTAGCACATCAAACACCGATTGGTCTGGCCCCACATCTTCATTTTTGGCTTCGGCATACATTAACAACACATCAGCGTAGCGAAGCAAAATTAAATTTAATTCCGAAGTTCCGCTTGTTGGTGCGGCAACTGGCTTTTCATTATCCTTAAATATGGTGTATTTTTTCAACCCATAACCCGTACTCGGATATTGGTTTGCCGTAACCGTAGCGCCCTTAAATTGCGTTCCCGGCAAAATTACGGTCGCCTGCAATCGGCTGTCCCTGTTTTCGAACGGCTTGGCGGCATTATACACTGCCGAACTGGCAATTGGCTTGCCATCTGTGGCGTAATAGGCGTTAACAAGATCGGGCAAAGGTGCAGACCCGAGTTGCTGGTCTAAACTAATATCCAGCGAGTGCGTAAACTCAGGGTATTTGTATTGCACATCGAAAATGACCTCGCTGTTTCCTTCATTTTCGAGGTAAAACAAACCTCGATAATCCGGAAATAAGCTGTAGGTTTTCAAGTCCATTACTGCTTTTGCAGCTTCGGCGGCTTCTTTCCATCGTTTGGCATATAACAAAGCACGGGCTTTTAGTGCCAAAGCGGCGCCTCGTGTTGCCCTGCCTTTATCGGCACCAGAATAGCTTAAGGGCAAGGCCGTGCCTGATGAGGCTTCGGTTAAGTCTTTTAAAATTTGGGCCAGCAGTTCATCAGCAGTGTTTCGGGGCAAACTGGCCTGCGTGTCATAGTTGGTAGCTTCGGTAATTAACGGCGCACCGCCAAACAAGTTCCACAGCGGAAAATAGTAAAGTGCCCGTAAAAATTTGGCCTCGGCCTTGTATCTTTCTTTTAACATGGCATCCATTTCTACCTTATCGATATTGGCGAGCAGGTTGTTTGCCCGTCCAATGCCTTTATAGCTGCCATTCCACGTATCGTTAAAATATCCGGTTGCGGCATTGTGCAAACCTCTCGAAATGATGTTATAATCGTTATTGTATTGATAGGTATTGGGGCTCAACGCATCAAGATAGATGGAATTGGCCGAATAAACATTGTAATAAATTGCCGCGTAAGTGCCATTTAAGGCGGCTTCGGCCTGTATTTTAGTATTCCAATAGGTATCTTGCGTAAACCGATCGGTTGGTGTTACTTCCAAATAGTCTTTACAGCCAAACCAAAGGAAGGAAAGCATCACTAATAAAATATATTTTCTCATGGCTTGTTATTTAAATGATACGTTAATTCCGGCCGAGATTGTTTTGGCATTTGGGTATTCAATCAAATCGGCACGGGTTAAATTGCGTTCGGGATCGCTAAACTTGAAATTAGAAAAGGTGAGGTAATTTTGGGCATTTACAAACACCTTTAAAACATCGATACCGGCCTTGGCCGCCCATTTGGTGGGAAACGAATAGCTTAATTGCACGTTTTTCAATCGCAGATACGAAGCGTCGCGAACCCAGAAACTGGAAGTTTGAAAATTTTGGGGATAACCGTTCGAGGTGGTTAAGCGGGGCAACGAAGCGTTGGTATTTGTGGGCGTCCACGAATCGGTTAACCAATCGGAAGTTACGCCGGCACCATTTTTAAACGGCTGCGCCAAATTTCCCGTTAAGTAGGTATCAACATTTTGCAGACCTTGAAAAATGAAGCTGAAATCCCACCGTTTATAGCCTATACCACCCGAAAAACCATAAACAAATTTCGGAATGCTATTGCCGATAACTACCCGGTCGTTATTGTCGATAACGCCATTTCCATCTACATCCCTGTACTTTAAATCGCCGGGAACAGTGCCTGCATTTTGGAAAGCGTGTGCTTTTACTTCGTCGGCAGATTGAAAAATTCCCTCCGCCTGTAGCCCGTAAAAACTGTCGATCGCCGATCCCTCTTGAATAATCGTATTCGAAGCATAGTATTTCTGACCGTTTAAATTGGTTACCTTATTTTTTACGTAGGTAAGATTAGCGCTTGCGTTGTACCTGAAATCATTAATAGAATGGTTAAAACCCAATGTAACCTCAAAACCGCGGTTGTTAACCGCCCCGATATTTTTTACAGGACCGGCTAAGTTGCCCACCTGCCCGGGAACACTGATCTGCCTCAAGATTTTGGACGTTTGCTTATCGAATAAATCGACCTCGAAAGTGAGTTTATTATTAAAAAAACCACCCTCTAAACCTATATCGCTCATTGTTGTGGTTTCCCAGGTAATATTAGGGTCACTAAGCTGTGTAATTGCCGCTCCACTTACCACTGTGCCATTAAAATTATAGTTCTGCCCGAGCGAAATCGCATCTACATAACTAAAGAGTGCTACATTTTGGTTACCAAGCTTACCGTATGATGCACGAAGCTTCAAATTGCTGAACACATTGAGGTTTTTGATAAAATCTTCCTCGCTGATGCGCCAACCAGCAGAAAACGACGGAAAAAATCCCCAACGTTTGTCTTCGGCAAACCTCGATGAGCCATCGTACCTAAAGTTGGCTTCGAACAAGTACTTTTCGTTGTAATTGTAGTTAAACCTGCCAAAATAAGATTGCAACCGTGAAGCGCCCGATGTTCCGCTTACCTGTGGCGAGGTACTGCCTGCGTTCAGTTCGGTTAACTCATTTCCGAGGTAACCTTCGTTATAGGCGGAGAAATTTCCATCATTAAAACGTTCTAAACTAAAGCCGGCCAAAGCGCCCAGATGGTGCTTATTCAACTGCTTTTCCCAGGTTAAGGTGTGGAAATTGGTGATGTTGATGTTGTTTTGGCTGATTTGCCTGATGCCACGGGCGGGAGTATTGCCAATAGGCGTTACTACACCCGTTTTGGGGTTGGTGAGATTAATAGCTGGATAGGAATATTTGTTGATACCGTAAAGCAGGTTGGCACCCAGCGTAGTTTTATATTTGATGTTAAACGGTAACTGGTACTCGAGAAACACGTTTGCAAGGGTTCGGTACTGATTGTTTTTGTTGAAGCCCTCGTTGGCAAGTGCAACAGGATTTCGGAAAAAATTGTGCCCGGGTACACGAATCCACTGATCGGCATAGGTTCCATCTTGTGCATAAGCCGTTTGAAAAGGCAGCCCACGATAAATCAGGCCCATTAAGCCACCTTCGCCATTGCCATCATCGGCACTGTAGGCACTTTCGCGGCTGTTCCAAAAATTGGCCGACAAGCTGGCGCCGACCTTCAGGTTCTTTGTAATATCGGAAGTGATATTGGAATTGAGCGAGTATCGGTTTCCGGAAGAACCAATCATAATCCCATCTTGATCTAGATACCCGAGCGATATGGAAAAGGCCGTTTTTTCGGATCCACCAGAAATGCGAAGACTGTGCTCTTGAATGGCCGCATTCCTAAACATGACATCAAACCAATTGGTATTGGGATAAATATAAGGATCGGTACCGTTTCGATATTCGTTAATTAAGGCTTCGCTGCTTTCGGCAGGTTTGCCCTCGTTGGCGAGCGCCCGGTTTTTGCCAATCATGTAATCGACCGTGTTGGTTACGGCATCGGGAAACTGAGTTGCCTTTTGCGATCCGGCGTAAAAGCTGTAATCGATGTTAAATGTACCCTTTTTGCCTGTTTTGGTTTTCACCAAAATCACGCCATTTGCCGCCCTGTTGCCATAAATAGCAGCCGAGGCGGCATCTTTTAATACGGTGACACTCTCAATATCGTTCGGATTTACATCGCCCAGCGGAAACTCAATCCCATCGACCAAAACGAGTGGGTTATTGTTGTTCAACGTGCCGGCACCTCGAATTCGAATGGTTGCGGCATCAGCTCCCGGCCGGCCCTTGGTTTGGTTGGTAAACACGCCCGGCACATTTTGCAAGGCCTGTGTGGCATTGGTAATGGGGCGGTTGGCAAGGGTTTTAGCATCAACGGTGGCTACGGAGCCTGTTAAATTCACTTTCTTTTGTGTTCCGTAACCCACTACAACTACATCATCGAGCGGGTTGTAATCTTCCACGAGCTCAACGGTAATTTGGTTTTGGTTGACTACAACAGCGGTTTGCTTATAGCCAATAAAGTTAACCAATAAGGTAAAGGGATATTTTTGTCCGGTAACCAGCTGAAATTTTCCCTCGCGATCGGTAGCAGCGCCATTTGTTGTGCCTTCAATTTTAATCGAGGCCCCAATAAGTGTTTCTTTGGTCTTTGCATCGATAACGGTTCCCGATAACGTGGCATTAATAATTGGACTGGTGGGGTTTTGGGCAGACGAAAAAAATGGGGAAAGAAATAAAAAGATCAGGCCGATTAGCCTTTTATCCATGCTTGGCCTGGATATCATACTTCGTAAAGCCAAAGTCTCACACGTGAGATTGACTTTCTCAAAAATTTGCATAACTTTGAAATAGGGTGATTGATTGATTGAAACAGGTGCAACGCCAATTGAATTCCTGTTTCTTTAACTAGCCTGGGGAAAATACAATCTTGTATTTTCCTTTTTTTTTGCCTCAATTATTCTGAATAACCTGAGGCTAATTTCTACGCTAACTACAACAATATCTTCTATTTGAGGTTATAGACCGCTCATTCGCAGCCCAGTTCAATTTTGTAAGTTCTTGTTTCATAATTATTGTTTTTTTTGACAAATATAATTTATTTTAAATAGACTACAAGTTTACTAGACTTTTTTTTTGATAACAAAAAATCAACTTCGTCGTAGCGTTCCCAGTGCTATTAAGTTAAGGCCTCGTCGTAGCGTCTTGCTACGACATTTATCTATATCCGACATATATAAGGTATCGTCATTTCGACCGAAGCGGAGAAATCTTTGACCACCGAAGCCCCCACCTCGTCGTAGCGTCTCGCTACGACATATATAAGTATCGCAATCCGATAGCAATCAATTTCGTATCGCCCCCAACCTCGTCGTAGCATAGCTCCAACCGCTTCCAATACCCTCAGACAGCTGTCGCTTCATTAAACGCTCATTTTAGGCTTGTCTTTTTTAAAACAACGACTTCGTAGGTCTGAGATTCTTCCTACGTCAGAATGACAGAATTAGCGGATTAATAAAAACATCTTGGCCGCTTAGCGTCTATAGAAGTATGCGAAGTTTTACACGAAAGCGCTTTTTAACGACATTTAAAAGCACCATTCATTATTTACTGCAATTTGACATCACCTACACGAATATTTCTTTTTGCTTTGAGCCAGATTTTTTAAATTAGCGGTGTAAAATTGTTGCGTCTGGTAAAGTAGCTTACATTAAACAAGGCCTTACGCGTTCGGCGCTTTTGCAATGAATGTGGTGAGACCAGGAAAAATTGTAATCTAGAAGAGATGAAGTCGACAAGACCAGCATTTCTTTGACAGGCGCATCAATTTTCAAATTCCTTTTGCTTTTTTAAATTGAACAATGCTCATTCCCTTGTACCGTTTAAAATTATAGTAAAGGTGC from Pedobacter endophyticus includes:
- a CDS encoding SusC/RagA family TonB-linked outer membrane protein, which codes for MDKRLIGLIFLFLSPFFSSAQNPTSPIINATLSGTVIDAKTKETLIGASIKIEGTTNGAATDREGKFQLVTGQKYPFTLLVNFIGYKQTAVVVNQNQITVELVEDYNPLDDVVVVGYGTQKKVNLTGSVATVDAKTLANRPITNATQALQNVPGVFTNQTKGRPGADAATIRIRGAGTLNNNNPLVLVDGIEFPLGDVNPNDIESVTVLKDAASAAIYGNRAANGVILVKTKTGKKGTFNIDYSFYAGSQKATQFPDAVTNTVDYMIGKNRALANEGKPAESSEALINEYRNGTDPYIYPNTNWFDVMFRNAAIQEHSLRISGGSEKTAFSISLGYLDQDGIMIGSSGNRYSLNSNITSDITKNLKVGASLSANFWNSRESAYSADDGNGEGGLMGLIYRGLPFQTAYAQDGTYADQWIRVPGHNFFRNPVALANEGFNKNNQYRTLANVFLEYQLPFNIKYKTTLGANLLYGINKYSYPAINLTNPKTGVVTPIGNTPARGIRQISQNNINITNFHTLTWEKQLNKHHLGALAGFSLERFNDGNFSAYNEGYLGNELTELNAGSTSPQVSGTSGASRLQSYFGRFNYNYNEKYLFEANFRYDGSSRFAEDKRWGFFPSFSAGWRISEEDFIKNLNVFSNLKLRASYGKLGNQNVALFSYVDAISLGQNYNFNGTVVSGAAITQLSDPNITWETTTMSDIGLEGGFFNNKLTFEVDLFDKQTSKILRQISVPGQVGNLAGPVKNIGAVNNRGFEVTLGFNHSINDFRYNASANLTYVKNKVTNLNGQKYYASNTIIQEGSAIDSFYGLQAEGIFQSADEVKAHAFQNAGTVPGDLKYRDVDGNGVIDNNDRVVIGNSIPKFVYGFSGGIGYKRWDFSFIFQGLQNVDTYLTGNLAQPFKNGAGVTSDWLTDSWTPTNTNASLPRLTTSNGYPQNFQTSSFWVRDASYLRLKNVQLSYSFPTKWAAKAGIDVLKVFVNAQNYLTFSNFKFSDPERNLTRADLIEYPNAKTISAGINVSFK
- a CDS encoding RagB/SusD family nutrient uptake outer membrane protein, which gives rise to MRKYILLVMLSFLWFGCKDYLEVTPTDRFTQDTYWNTKIQAEAALNGTYAAIYYNVYSANSIYLDALSPNTYQYNNDYNIISRGLHNAATGYFNDTWNGSYKGIGRANNLLANIDKVEMDAMLKERYKAEAKFLRALYYFPLWNLFGGAPLITEATNYDTQASLPRNTADELLAQILKDLTEASSGTALPLSYSGADKGRATRGAALALKARALLYAKRWKEAAEAAKAVMDLKTYSLFPDYRGLFYLENEGNSEVIFDVQYKYPEFTHSLDISLDQQLGSAPLPDLVNAYYATDGKPIASSAVYNAAKPFENRDSRLQATVILPGTQFKGATVTANQYPSTGYGLKKYTIFKDNEKPVAAPTSGTSELNLILLRYADVLLMYAEAKNEDVGPDQSVFDVLNLIRARAKMPNISPTLTQDELRAEIRHERRVELAGEGLYYYDVRRWGIAPQVLNGNITNSAGARIDSRLFDANKDYLWPVPSIAIQNNPSLKQNPNYNK
- a CDS encoding arylsulfatase translates to MKNVFKLSLLALLLSSYHIAEGQTKRKPNIIFILADDLGYGNIKAFSAKSPIPTPNLDQLASEGTKFTRFYAGNTVCAPSRCALMTGFTMGHAWVRGNAKAKDGLAALRAQDTTLAQRLQNNGYKTGMFGKWGLGDEDSKGAPHLKGFDSFYGYLDQSHAHDYYTNRLYEIVGGKTVEVPIDTTKYTEDLIVNKAVDFINENKDQPFFLYLPLTIPHAELKVPDELLKKFQNADGSSKFQPETPFEKKGNYDSQAQPHAAFAAMVNKLDTDVGAIVALVKKLGLENDTYIFFTSDNGAHKEGGADPVYFNSSGPFRGVKRDLYEGGIRVPLIVRAPGKVPVGKSDATPWAFWDVLPTFGELTGTSTPKNIDGLNYAALLKGEKPAKQHEYFYWQFNENGLKEALTKGDWKLIRFKEEGSPEKLELYNLKEDIGEKNDISGNNPATVKQLYALMKQAKTPSENPRFDWSAVEK
- a CDS encoding Hsp70 family protein; translated protein: MSKFLYGIDFGTTNSALSIYDEEKKEIVETISIPSLIYFTEAKTFTAGENHIIGDKAIEAYLHDGMKGRFIKSIKQILSRTTFTETRIHNKRYSAADLVTLILKDLKAKADEIIGEECKKAIIGRPVFFDDDNTQKDTLAQSRLKKAAENAGFSEVRFQFEPIGAAFAYEKTITKKERVLVADLGGGTTDFTYLILDPAKVGSKDRKNDMIASGGIYVGGDSLDSAFMWEKGTPYFGKNTMYEATPGKVLNVPKSLFANICTWDKMNFFNGLKIQKEIETYYFYSGNDPKFKNLITLIENNLGYALFQSIEKTKIELSNEAASNFAYSNMGIEINEDISLSQYDAIIKKDVDKIEAYLDKFLETQQITSDDIDCLFLTGGTSMVSSIQKLFKRKFPHIPLNSGDNFKSVAKGLAYSGYLFED